The following proteins come from a genomic window of candidate division TA06 bacterium:
- a CDS encoding translation elongation factor-like protein: protein MAETEIGRVSDYFAKIGVAGIEIASGELKVGDTIHIVGHTTDLTLKIDSMQIEHEQVEVVKAGDSIGIKVDDRCRGGDKIFLVTD, encoded by the coding sequence TTGGCTGAAACAGAAATTGGCCGTGTCAGTGACTATTTTGCGAAGATTGGCGTTGCCGGTATTGAGATTGCTTCTGGAGAGCTGAAAGTTGGCGACACAATCCACATTGTCGGACACACCACGGACCTTACTCTGAAGATTGATTCAATGCAGATCGAGCATGAACAAGTGGAGGTTGTGAAGGCCGGCGACTCAATCGGGATCAAGGTTGATGACCGGTGTAGAGGTGGGGACAAGATTTTTCTGGTGACCGATTAA
- the trxA gene encoding thioredoxin, giving the protein MGKAVVVTDENFEEEVLRSNLPVMVDFWAPWCSPCKAIAPLIDELASEYGGRLKVAKADVQESQMAATRHRITSIPAILLFKDGRVVDEVIGTVAVDELRARVDLALGLTP; this is encoded by the coding sequence ATGGGGAAGGCAGTAGTAGTCACAGACGAGAACTTCGAAGAAGAGGTGCTCAGGTCGAATCTGCCGGTCATGGTAGATTTCTGGGCTCCTTGGTGCAGTCCTTGTAAGGCAATTGCTCCTTTGATTGATGAACTGGCTTCCGAGTACGGCGGCAGACTGAAGGTGGCCAAGGCTGACGTCCAAGAGAGCCAGATGGCAGCTACAAGACACAGGATTACCAGCATTCCAGCCATCCTTTTGTTCAAGGATGGAAGAGTTGTTGATGAGGTGATAGGCACAGTGGCAGTTGATGAGTTGAGGGCAAGAGTCGATCTGGCGCTAGGCCTGACTC
- the rseP gene encoding RIP metalloprotease RseP has protein sequence MILTILAAAVALSLSVLIHEFGHFLVGKLLGARVLKFSIGLGPKMFAITRNNTEYCLSWIPFGGYVKFAGMEESEGIDNSFVDMGIWKRSLIMVSGPLFNLLFAFLIFCAVIYTFGIGVIKTTTVGKVYPDSPAATAGIVIGDSVISVSGEAVAHWGDIEKAVQESKGRPLELRVMRQGKKYLLRAAPVYNDTFGGWALGLEPAIGTEVGDVMKEGPAYRAGLRPGDILTSVDGKYVSRWDEMVVAIHASPGKKIVIEWLREGQEMSAEVVPKSQIIASGNKAEKVGLIGILMPFGRQRMSLVGSIVEGSFRTWFTLKRIALFVFDLFTRRVSPSLIGGPAAIAQLAGESLRWGPEFFFNFFGFLSVNLFILNLFPLPPLDGGQLVFLAFERVRRKPLSKVSRLIFAQVGFILLVMAMIYVTFNDLMRWSAR, from the coding sequence ATGATACTGACTATCCTCGCAGCAGCAGTAGCACTCTCACTATCTGTATTGATCCACGAATTTGGCCATTTTCTGGTGGGCAAACTTCTTGGGGCGAGAGTACTGAAGTTTTCTATTGGCCTCGGCCCCAAGATGTTCGCCATAACAAGAAACAACACCGAATACTGTCTCTCATGGATCCCATTCGGTGGATATGTGAAGTTCGCGGGGATGGAAGAAAGCGAAGGTATTGATAATTCCTTCGTTGATATGGGCATCTGGAAGCGAAGCCTGATAATGGTTTCTGGGCCTTTGTTCAATCTGCTCTTTGCGTTCCTGATATTCTGTGCAGTCATTTATACTTTTGGCATCGGTGTCATAAAGACAACAACTGTTGGAAAGGTTTATCCAGACTCGCCAGCAGCAACAGCAGGCATTGTCATTGGTGATAGTGTGATTTCAGTATCAGGGGAGGCGGTGGCGCACTGGGGTGATATTGAGAAAGCAGTTCAGGAGTCAAAAGGCCGCCCTCTTGAGCTACGCGTAATGAGACAGGGCAAGAAGTATCTTCTCAGGGCAGCGCCTGTATACAATGATACATTTGGCGGATGGGCGTTGGGTCTGGAGCCAGCCATAGGGACGGAAGTGGGCGATGTGATGAAGGAAGGCCCGGCATACAGAGCGGGCCTCAGGCCGGGAGACATCCTGACTTCAGTCGACGGAAAGTATGTTAGTAGGTGGGACGAGATGGTAGTTGCAATCCACGCTAGCCCTGGGAAAAAGATTGTAATTGAGTGGCTTAGAGAAGGCCAGGAGATGAGTGCTGAGGTTGTGCCCAAGTCTCAGATTATTGCTTCAGGGAACAAGGCGGAAAAGGTTGGCCTTATCGGGATTCTCATGCCTTTCGGAAGACAGAGAATGTCGCTCGTGGGTTCCATTGTGGAGGGGTCGTTCAGAACGTGGTTCACTCTCAAGAGAATTGCTCTTTTTGTGTTTGACTTGTTCACACGGAGAGTCTCCCCAAGTCTGATAGGAGGACCTGCAGCAATCGCTCAACTTGCTGGTGAGTCGTTGAGATGGGGCCCTGAATTCTTCTTCAACTTTTTCGGTTTTCTCTCGGTGAATCTCTTCATACTGAATCTTTTTCCGCTTCCGCCTCTTGACGGTGGACAGCTTGTTTTTCTCGCGTTCGAGAGAGTGAGGAGAAAGCCTCTTTCAAAAGTTTCCAGGCTCATCTTTGCTCAGGTAGGTTTTATTCTCCTTGTTATGGCCATGATATATGTGACCTTCAATGATTTGATGAGGTGGAGTGCTCGCTAA